Genomic DNA from Fimbriimonas ginsengisoli Gsoil 348:
TACGTCACGAATAACTCCACTCAAACGCGGGAGCATTTTGCCGCGAAACTTCAAGGGATGGGGTATCCGTGCGAGCCGGCGGAGGTCGTCTCGTCCGGTTACGGAACGGGGCTTTTTCTCGCTAACGAAGGGCTTAAGACGGCCTACGTCGTCGGGGAGCCGGGTCTCGTGGCGACGCTCGCCGAGCACGGGATAGAGTCGACCGGCGATCAAAACCCAGATGCCGTCGTGGTCGGCCTTTGCCGTCAATTCACGTACGATCTGATGCGAGAGGCGATGTTCCGCATCCGCGCGGGCGCCCGCTTCGTAGCGACCAATCCCGATGCGACTTACCCGGTGGAAGGGGGCGGACTCATTCCCGGCGCGGGCAGCGTGGTCGCCGCGATCCAGACTTGCAGCGAGACAGAACCGTTTGTGGTCGGAAAGCCGAATCCATTCCTCATTCAAGCCGCTCTCCAGGAGGCGGGCTTGGCGCCGGAGGAGGCGCTCGTGGTCGGCGACCGGCTCGACACCGACATCGAATCCGGCCGAAGCGCCGGGTGCCCGACCTTTTTGGTCCTTACGGGGGTTGCGGCTTCCATTCCGCCCGGCCAGCAAGGCGGTGAGGACTTAAGCTCGCTACCGTGGTAAAGGTGCGAGGGAGAGGGTTCTCGTGAGCGGTACCTGGTTCTCGAATTCCCGGTAGGTGGTCATTGAGCCCAAGCACCCTTGACCCCGGTATCCGGATCGGTGGGTTCAGAGCCGCCTCTTTCCCCGGGTAGGAAACCCGGGGCTAGTTTCTGACACCCTTCCAGGGTGGATGCCCGGAGGGCAGAATCCCGACGAGCAGCCATGTAGGTTAAGGCTTGCTAGAGGGGTCTCGCCGACCGGCTGCTTAGAGCGGCAATCAAGGTTTTCTTGACTTCTTCCGACCGGACGGGCTTCGTGAGGAAGCCGTCCATGCCGACTTCCATCGACCGCTGGCGCTCCTCTTCTAGCGCGTTTGCGGTGAGGGCGCATACGTAGATGTGGCGGTTGGGCCAGCGCTCGCGTAGGGTGCGGACCGCCTCGAGGCCGTCCATGCGCGGCATTTGGATGTCCATGAGCACCAGGTCGAAGTCGGCTCGTTCCAGGGCTTCCAGCGCCTCGAGGCCGTCCAGAGCGTGCTCGACGACACACCCGAAATCCTCCAACACGCTCACAATCACGAGCGCGTTGACATCGTTATCCTCGGCGACGAGGACGCGCATTCCCTCGGTCGAAACCGCGGCTTCCGGTTCCGCGGACGCTATTGGCTGGGCGGCGACCAGGGGTAGCGAGACTCGTACCTCGGTTCCTTTGCCGACGGCGCTCTCCAGGTTAAGCGTTCCCCCCATCTCCCGCACCAGGCCGGCGGTGATCGGCAGCCCCAAACCGCTGCCGCCGTATTGGCGGGTGGTAGAGGCGTCCGCTTGTTGGAAGGCGCCGAATACCGCCTCCTGCATCTCTTGCGGAATCCCAATACCGGTGTCTCTCACGACGATCTCGTAGCGATCCTCTTCGTAAGGGTGGACCAGTACGGTCACTCGCCCTTTTTCGGTGAACTTCACGGCGTTACCGATAAGGTTGTTCAAGATCTGCCCGAGCCGGAGCGGATCGCCCATTACCGCGGGCGGGATCCCGGCCACCTCGTGCACCACCTCCAGCCCTTTCCTTTCGGCGAGGTTGCGATGCACCGACGTGACGCGCCGGACGAGTTCACCCACGTCCACCGGCTCCTGAGCCATGGTCATGGCGTTCGCTTCGATCTTGCTGAGATCGAGGACGTTGTTGATGAGGCCCAGCAAAGCGTCCGAGCAGTGGAGGATTCCGGTCAGGTACTCGCGC
This window encodes:
- a CDS encoding HAD-IIA family hydrolase, with protein sequence MAFYKGTGTALRDGWTRHTLHPMRGYLFDLDGTLFRGNTPIPSAVKKVQELHRAGAIVRYVTNNSTQTREHFAAKLQGMGYPCEPAEVVSSGYGTGLFLANEGLKTAYVVGEPGLVATLAEHGIESTGDQNPDAVVVGLCRQFTYDLMREAMFRIRAGARFVATNPDATYPVEGGGLIPGAGSVVAAIQTCSETEPFVVGKPNPFLIQAALQEAGLAPEEALVVGDRLDTDIESGRSAGCPTFLVLTGVAASIPPGQQGGEDLSSLPW